One genomic window of Magnolia sinica isolate HGM2019 chromosome 3, MsV1, whole genome shotgun sequence includes the following:
- the LOC131240522 gene encoding uncharacterized protein LOC131240522: MDLDVTNPNKYKKNPANNAVAQKEVDFGREEDEELKSLLPPRRGGISTRPKNMRRKVQWNDRNGNKLTEVFEFQPSDPSDSDDDEGFDSCICTIM, translated from the exons ATGGATCTGGACGTTACAAACCCTAATAAATACAAGAAGAACCCAGCGAACAATGCCGTTGCTCAGAAGGAGGTCGATTTTGGTAGGGAAGAAGATGAGGAATTGAAGTCGTTGTTGCCGCCTCGAAGGGGCGGAATATCAACAAGACCGAAGAATATGCGGCGGAAAGTGCAATGGAATGATCGGAATGGCAACAAGCTTACGGAAGTTTTCGAATTCCAGCCAAG TGATCCGAGCGACTCTGACGATGACGAGGGATTCGATTCGTGTATCTGTACCATAATGTAG